In one Bacteroidales bacterium WCE2004 genomic region, the following are encoded:
- a CDS encoding chromosomal replication initiator protein DnaA codes for MESQERHIEIWNNCLHIIEQIVEPQQYKVWFRPIRAVAFSDSKLTVEVPSLFFQEYVESAFLDVLRKTLKRVVGEDAQLSYMVRPVSNQPEMRFSGQRAAAPVNPQVTIPASPSAHPSPFIYPGLHKVQIDPRLNPVYCFGNLIEGECNKMGVTAGENIAAAPGKTVFNPLFIFGGPGLGKTHLAQAIGIAIKERFPDQVVLYVTGNEFKTTYMHAVSVLNKLTDFMAYYMKLDVLIVDDIQDLLGPGCQNAFFNIFNYLHQSGKQLIFTSDRAPVDLQNFEERLLSRFKWGLSVQLTHPDYKTRLEMLRSRAEREGVQIPEEVLDFLATRVKTNFRELEGSLISLIAHASVDRSRSMLELASSITENLVGEEKSDLDIDKVQRSVCEYFNISREDLLSKSRKRQIVQARQIAMFLSRNLISNCSLATIGQEIGGKDHATVLHACTTVSDLMATDKVFKKYVTDIESMLVPASR; via the coding sequence ATGGAATCACAAGAGCGACACATCGAAATATGGAACAACTGTCTGCACATCATCGAGCAGATTGTCGAGCCGCAGCAGTATAAGGTGTGGTTCCGTCCGATCAGAGCCGTCGCTTTCTCCGATTCCAAGTTGACCGTCGAGGTCCCTTCGCTTTTCTTCCAGGAATATGTGGAGTCGGCTTTCCTCGATGTGCTGCGCAAGACCCTCAAGCGCGTGGTGGGCGAGGACGCCCAGCTGAGCTACATGGTCCGCCCGGTGAGCAACCAGCCTGAGATGCGTTTCTCGGGCCAGCGCGCCGCTGCGCCGGTCAATCCGCAGGTGACCATCCCGGCCAGCCCTTCCGCACACCCCAGCCCCTTCATCTATCCGGGCCTGCACAAGGTCCAGATCGACCCGAGGCTCAACCCTGTCTATTGCTTCGGCAACCTCATTGAGGGCGAGTGCAACAAGATGGGCGTGACGGCCGGCGAGAACATCGCCGCCGCTCCCGGCAAGACGGTCTTCAACCCGCTCTTCATCTTCGGCGGCCCGGGTCTCGGCAAGACGCACCTGGCGCAGGCCATCGGCATCGCCATCAAGGAGCGCTTCCCCGACCAGGTGGTCCTCTATGTGACGGGCAACGAATTCAAGACGACCTACATGCACGCCGTGTCCGTGCTCAACAAGCTCACGGACTTCATGGCTTATTATATGAAGCTGGATGTGCTGATCGTGGACGACATCCAGGACCTGCTGGGCCCCGGTTGCCAGAACGCCTTCTTCAACATCTTCAACTATCTGCACCAGAGCGGCAAGCAGCTCATCTTCACGTCCGACCGGGCTCCGGTAGACCTGCAGAACTTCGAGGAGCGCCTGCTCTCCCGCTTCAAGTGGGGTCTCTCCGTGCAGCTGACGCACCCGGACTACAAGACCCGCCTGGAGATGCTCCGTTCCCGCGCTGAGCGCGAGGGCGTGCAGATTCCCGAGGAGGTCCTCGATTTCCTTGCCACGCGCGTCAAGACCAACTTCCGCGAGCTGGAGGGTTCGCTCATCTCCCTGATCGCCCACGCTTCCGTGGACCGCAGCCGCTCGATGCTCGAGCTGGCCAGCTCCATCACGGAGAACCTCGTGGGGGAGGAGAAGTCCGACCTCGACATCGACAAGGTGCAGCGTTCCGTGTGCGAGTATTTCAACATCAGCCGCGAGGACCTGCTCTCCAAGTCGCGCAAGCGCCAGATCGTCCAGGCTCGCCAGATCGCCATGTTCCTGAGCCGCAACCTCATCAGCAACTGTTCGCTCGCCACGATCGGACAGGAGATCGGCGGCAAGGACCACGCCACCGTCCTGCACGCCTGCACCACGGTCTCCGACCTGATGGCGACGGACAAGGTGTTCAAGAAGTATGTCACGGACATCGAATCGATGCTCGTACCTGCGTCCCGCTAA
- a CDS encoding N-acetylmuramoyl-L-alanine amidase: MARQFFKCRKFSYLCINRQKYYLFLKRTISIFVALLLCVALHAGDGLRLSTVVIDPGHGGKDSGAVSADRKSMEKTFTLEIAKALADKIRAAYPDVKVILTRTDDRYVTLDGRADIANKANANLFISVHINSIANASPNGFSVHVLGQSSVKNRDLYANNMDIVRRENSVILLEDDYSTTYGDFDPNDPESYIFMNLMQNANLEQSVRFAQLAEKHLKGGPVKHDRGVSQDPFLVLWRTAMPAVLLELGFISNTDDLAALRSASERDALATRLCRAFGEYKAIYDGSVSAPAPAEESKPAAQPERPKPAASAGDGVRYAVQIFAVARKMDPKAREFMGYTPLVVPGVRLYKYCIGVSDSADGARKHLPAIRKKYPDAYLVKISGNTVTRIE, translated from the coding sequence ATGGCGAGGCAGTTCTTCAAATGCAGGAAATTTTCCTATCTTTGCATTAATCGACAAAAATACTACTTATTTTTGAAACGCACAATTAGCATTTTCGTCGCCCTGTTGCTCTGTGTGGCCTTGCACGCAGGCGACGGGTTGCGTCTCTCCACGGTCGTGATCGACCCCGGCCACGGCGGCAAGGATTCCGGCGCCGTGAGCGCGGACAGGAAGTCCATGGAGAAGACCTTCACCCTGGAGATAGCCAAGGCCCTGGCCGACAAGATTCGTGCCGCGTATCCCGACGTCAAGGTCATCCTGACGCGCACCGACGACCGCTATGTGACGCTGGACGGCCGGGCCGACATCGCCAACAAGGCCAACGCCAACCTTTTCATCTCCGTCCACATCAATTCCATCGCCAACGCTTCGCCCAACGGTTTCTCCGTCCACGTCCTGGGGCAGTCGAGCGTGAAGAACCGCGACCTCTACGCCAACAATATGGACATCGTGCGCCGGGAGAACTCCGTCATCCTGCTCGAGGACGACTATTCGACGACCTACGGCGACTTCGATCCCAACGATCCCGAATCCTATATATTCATGAACCTGATGCAGAACGCCAACCTGGAGCAGAGCGTGCGCTTCGCCCAGCTGGCCGAGAAGCATCTGAAGGGCGGCCCGGTCAAGCATGACCGGGGCGTGTCCCAGGACCCGTTCCTGGTGCTCTGGCGCACGGCGATGCCGGCCGTCCTGCTGGAATTGGGCTTCATCTCCAACACCGATGACCTGGCGGCGCTGCGCAGCGCGAGCGAACGCGACGCGCTGGCCACGCGCCTCTGCCGCGCCTTCGGCGAGTACAAGGCCATCTACGACGGTTCCGTGTCCGCGCCGGCTCCGGCGGAGGAGAGCAAGCCGGCGGCCCAGCCGGAGCGGCCGAAGCCTGCGGCGTCGGCCGGCGACGGCGTCCGCTATGCCGTGCAGATTTTCGCGGTCGCCCGCAAGATGGACCCGAAGGCCCGGGAATTCATGGGCTACACGCCGCTCGTCGTGCCCGGCGTCCGCCTATATAAATATTGTATCGGCGTGAGCGATTCCGCCGACGGCGCGCGCAAGCATCTTCCTGCCATCCGCAAGAAATATCCCGATGCCTATCTGGTCAAAATCTCCGGAAATACGGTGACGCGTATCGAGTAA
- a CDS encoding ribulose-phosphate 3-epimerase, whose protein sequence is MLQIAPSILAADFLHLEKDIQLINRCGDVIHLDVMDGTLVPNISFGFSVIDQVARIATAPMDAHLMVVHPERWFEKLAKDGVQMCSFHWEAAGRNTSRYIERLHALGLKAGVAINPDVPVSKLYPYIGKADYFLIMSVFAGFGGQKFIYESLDRVAALKAEIGRRGAQGLIEIDGGINQGNIRTVEEAGVGLAVAGSAVFGAEDPAAAISALREA, encoded by the coding sequence ATGCTCCAGATTGCCCCTTCCATCCTGGCGGCTGACTTTCTCCACCTGGAGAAGGATATCCAGTTGATCAACCGCTGCGGCGATGTCATCCACCTCGACGTGATGGACGGCACGCTCGTCCCCAACATCTCCTTCGGCTTCTCGGTCATCGACCAGGTGGCCAGGATCGCCACGGCCCCGATGGACGCCCACCTGATGGTGGTCCATCCGGAGCGCTGGTTCGAAAAGCTCGCCAAGGACGGCGTGCAGATGTGCTCTTTCCACTGGGAGGCGGCCGGACGCAACACGTCCCGCTACATCGAGCGCCTGCACGCGCTGGGGCTGAAGGCCGGCGTGGCCATCAACCCGGACGTCCCGGTGTCGAAGCTCTATCCTTATATCGGCAAGGCCGATTATTTCCTGATCATGTCGGTGTTTGCCGGATTCGGCGGGCAGAAGTTCATCTACGAGTCGCTGGACCGCGTGGCGGCCCTCAAGGCCGAGATCGGGCGCAGGGGCGCCCAGGGCCTGATCGAGATTGACGGCGGCATCAACCAGGGCAACATCCGCACCGTCGAGGAGGCGGGTGTCGGGCTGGCCGTGGCCGGGAGCGCCGTGTTCGGCGCGGAGGATCCGGCCGCCGCTATTTCGGCTCTTCGTGAAGCCTGA